Below is a window of Candidatus Poribacteria bacterium DNA.
GTGGATGCCCGTATCCTCGGTATTTTCGGAGATTCTGTTACCACCGACCATATATCACCGGCCGGTGCGATCGCAGCCGCAAGTCCTGCCGGACAATACCTCCAGGAACACGGCGTTGAAACGCGAGATTTCAATACCTATGGCTCCAGACGTGGTAACGACCGTGTGATGAGTCGCGGCACATTCGCCAATCGGCGTGTCCGTAACTTGATGACGCCCGAGGTCGAGGGGGGATACACACTTCAATATCCTGAAGGAACGCAAACGACGATCTACAAAGCGGCACTCCACTACACCGAAAACAATGTTCCAACCGTTATTTTCGCCGGACAGGACTACGGTATGGGAAGTTCGCGCGACTGGGCGGCAAAAGGACCCAAACTTCTCGGAGTCAAAGCCGTCGTTGTAGAAAGTTTCGAGCGTATTCACCGCAGTAACCTTATCGGCATGGGCGTCTTACCCTTGCAGTTCAAGCCTGGAGAGAACGTCCAGACCCTCAACCTCGACGGAAGTGAGATTATCAGCATCACAGGCTTTGCCGACGACCTCCAGCCGGGACAGATGGCAACGATGAAAATCGTCCGTGCAAGCGGTGAAACGCAAACGACGGAGTTGCTAATCAGGATTGACTCGCCCGTGGAAGTGGAATACTACAAACACGGTGGGATTTTGGATTACGTCATTCGGAATTTCTTATCTTCCTAATGAACCTCTCAGTAGGCGCGCTTTGTAAGCGCGCCTAACCTCCAGCCATCTCACATCAGCACAACGGCACGCAACGAAAGAAGAATGTCGTCTCCAACGATAGAGACAATCTCAATCACACTCATCCTCTTCTCCTTCATCATTGGATGTGGAAGCGAACCGGAGTTCAAGAACCCGTGTCCTGGATCTTGGATTTCACGGTGCGGTGGCAACACTGAAATCCTCATCATAGGACCCTATAGAACAGAGTGTCCAAGTTTTTCTGCATCAGATTGCTATCTTGAATTCAACTCGGAAAGTCAGCGGTGGGAATTTTTCTATGACGGCATACGGGGATTCGACTTTGAACCGGGGTTCATCTGGACGCTGAAAGTCAGTCTTCATGAGTATAGCGGGGATATTCAAGATGTAGGACTGTACGAATATCGGCTCATAGAGGTATTGAGCAAGGAGGCGGCATCAGTAGATGAGAGACCACCGCGGATTCCGTAACTATGCAGATTGATACGAAAAAACTGTATGCCTAATAGACTTTGCTACGGTGTCCAATTCGGGAAACGTTAATCTCTCTGGTTTGCCGATTGAAAGTATAGATTATACGGTAATGTTTAGCAACTCTTAGAGTAAATTTACGCAATAAGTAGTTTTGGACTTGGCTAATTGAGAAAAATGGATAAAAGTGTTCC
It encodes the following:
- a CDS encoding DUF4377 domain-containing protein; protein product: MSSPTIETISITLILFSFIIGCGSEPEFKNPCPGSWISRCGGNTEILIIGPYRTECPSFSASDCYLEFNSESQRWEFFYDGIRGFDFEPGFIWTLKVSLHEYSGDIQDVGLYEYRLIEVLSKEAASVDERPPRIP